One window of Amaranthus tricolor cultivar Red isolate AtriRed21 chromosome 13, ASM2621246v1, whole genome shotgun sequence genomic DNA carries:
- the LOC130797541 gene encoding glutathione S-transferase U9-like — protein sequence MGEETTVSLHGMWASPYARWIKIALKIKGINYEYVEENLKKKSQILLRYNPIYKKVPLLIHDNNPIIESLVILQYIDDTWKVSQPLLPLDSYSRYIVRFWADFIINQLDMSLRKVITSEEIDEEMNIEEVKMKLNILEASMNTIFPYDPPSSCEEMRMLDILMCTLPTIIKGIEEAFNIKLMDAKEYPLIFSRMSSLSDLTVVKETAPSHEKMIKFYRAYRHLYNSK from the exons aTGGGAGAGGAAACGACAGTGAGCTTACATGGGATGTGGGCAAGCCCTTACGCTAGATGGATAAAGATTGCCCTTAAAATTAAGGGCATCAACTATGAATATGTAGAAGAGAACTTGAAAAAGAAGAGCCAAATTCTACTTAGGTACAATCCAATTTACAAGAAAGTACCTTTGCTAATTCATGATAACAATCCAATTATAGAGTCATTAGTTATTCTACAATACATTGATGACACTTGGAAGGTTTCCCAACCACTCTTGCCACTTGATTCTTACTCAAGATATATTGTCAGATTTTGGGCTGATTTCATTATCAATCag CTTGACATGTCTCTCAGAAAAGTGATAACTAGTGaggaaattgatgaagaaatgaacattgaagaagtaaaaatgaaattaaacatTCTAGAAGCAAGTATGAATACTATATTTCCATATGATCCACCTTCAAGTTGTGAAGAAATGAGGATGTTAGATATATTGATGTGTACTTTGCCCACCATCATCAAAGGCATTGAAGAAGCTTTCAATATAAAGTTAATGGATGCAAAAGAATATCCATTGATCTTCTCAAGGATGTCATCTCTTAGTGATCTTACCGTTGTAAAAGAAACTGCGCCATCGCATg